A section of the Ogataea parapolymorpha DL-1 chromosome II, whole genome shotgun sequence genome encodes:
- a CDS encoding 5-aminolevulinate synthase, mitochondrial → MESLARKSKAICPFMKHQSASALRQMAQSSSLAAKAHGCPVVGPALEARRSYSTPSKPVGAQATDALSPKTVAPDAASPVFLHGSSNETNFDYEAVFEEQVNEKRRDKSYRFFNNINRLAREFPKAHLAKEDDKVTVWCSNDYLGMGKNQEVLDTMNRTMLKYGTGAGGTRNIAGHNRHAIALEAELAALHKKEGALVFSSCFVANDAVLSLLGQKMKDLVIFSDELNHASMIVGIRNSRARKHVFQHNNLEQLESLLAQYPKSTPKLIAFESVYSMCGSVAPIEKICDLADKYGALTFLDEVHAVGMYGPHGAGVAEHLDFEAHLEAGIASPAFKTVSDRVDMITGTLGKSFGTVGGYIAASAKMIDWIRSFAPGFIFTTTLPPALMAGTTASIRIVRQNLMDRINQQKNVRYVKKQFEQLGIPVIPNPSHIVPLLVGNAGQAKQASDILLDQHKIYVQAINFPTVARGEERLRITPSPHHSKDISDALIEAVDDVWTKIGLKRVPDWEREGGLCGVGSPVPRADNLWTDEQLALTNTDLNKNVVDPVINQLATSSGVAL, encoded by the coding sequence ATGGAGTCTCTAGCTCGCAAGTCCAAGGCTATCTGCCCGTTCATGAAACACCAATCTGCGTCTGCGCTCAGACAGATGGCGCAATCGTCGTCGCTGGCCGCCAAGGCCCACGGCTGTCCCGTTGTGGGCCCTGCTCTCGAGGCCAGACGGTCATATAGCACTCCTTCCAAGCCGGTCGGTGCGCAGGCCACAGACGCCCTGTCGCCCAAGACGGTTGCTCCCGATGCCGCTAGCCCTGTGTTTTTGCACGGCTCGTCCAACGAGACCAATTTCGACTACGAGGCGGTGTTTGAGGAACAGGTCAACGAGAAACGGCGCGACAAATCGTACCgctttttcaacaacatcaacCGGCTGGCTAGGGAGTTCCCGAAGGCTCACTTGGCCAAGGAAGACGACAAGGTGACTGTTTGGTGCTCGAACGATTATTTGGGGATGGGCAAGAACCAGGAGGTTCTGGACACCATGAACAGGACAATGCTCAAGTACGGCACAGGAGCCGGTGGAACCCGTAACATTGCGGGCCATAACCGGCACGCGATTGCgctggaggccgagctggccgCTCTGCACAAAAAGGAGGGCGCGTTGGTGTTCTCGTCGTGTTTTGTCGCCAACGACGCTGtgctgtcgctgctggGCCAGAAGATGAAGGATCTTGTGATTTTCTCGGACGAGCTCAATCACGCGTCGATGATTGTGGGCATCCGCAACTCCAGGGCGCGCAAGcacgttttccagcacaACAACCTCGAGCAATTGGAGTCTCTGCTGGCACAGTACCCGAAATCGACGCCAAAGCTGATTGCGTTCGAGAGCGTGTACTCGATGTGCGGCTCGGTCGCTCCGATCGAGAAAATCTGCGATTTGGCCGACAAGTACGGTGCTCtgacgtttttggacgaggtcCACGCCGTTGGAATGTACGGTCCGCACGGAGCAGGTGTTGCTGAGCATCTGGACTTCGAGGCGCATCTGGAGGCAGGCATTGCGTCGCCAGCCTTTAAGACCGTCTCGGATCGCGTCGATATGATCACCGGCACGCTGGGCAAGTCATTTGGTACCGTTGGTGGCTACATTGCTGCGTCGGCCAAGATGATCGACTGGATCCGGTCTTTTGCTCCAGGCTTCATCTTCACCACCACTTTGCCTCCGGCACTGATGGCCGGCACCACCGCGTCCATCAGAATCGTGAGACAGAACCTAATGGACAGAATcaaccagcagaagaaCGTCAGATACGTCAAGAagcagtttgagcagctgggCATCCCGGTCATCCCGAACCCGTCCCACATCGTCCCGCTGCTCGTTGGTAACGCTGGCCAGGCCAAACAGGCGTCTGACATCCTGCTGGACCAGCACAAGATCTACGTTCAGGCCATCAACTTCCCGACCGTTGCCCGCGGCGAGGAGCGGCTCAGAATCACTCCGTCGCCTCATCACTCAAAGGACATTTCCGACGCGCTGATTGAGGCTGTCGACGACGTCTGGACTAAGATCGGTCTCAAGCGCGTCCCTGACTGGGAGCGCGAGGGCGGTTTGTGCGGTGTCGGCTCGCCCGTGCCACGCGCAGACAACTTATGGACTgacgagcagctggccctGACCAACACCGACCTCAACAAAAACGTGGTCGACCCGGTCATCAACCAGCTCGCCACCTCGTCCGGCGTCGCTCTGTGA
- a CDS encoding Nucleoporin nup211, protein METTSDNELNAAQAQSSAGVADSGNVEIVCTFFQLDPGTVSQPDVVNKLLAKMNEFQELSASKQVLELDFEQFRHTASRKIELLVDDSQKKAREAEELHKQVDVLKQEKTQVVETSRETAQKIGELEAKVAQEAESKRTAYQLLDKKQQEVIDLGQEIGRLSELNKTLRENVFGLESAKENAVSESLKAKFETTRLEQELQLTKQTSSWFETELNRKADELARLREESRSQKTALQSELETLKQEYAVAKSSVQTLSDSLQEISVKHNKTLVEVKNLRDKLAVQQQEFAEEMASKDRLNQLLEKSANDRKQRIEELEKMYAELSERVASEEADYKQQFETLQEQLTAKETELREIETTMANQSDYDTTNVLGDLGRGNSVVLTPSSQKVLKSMGETYSVTELVSESNRLRKELNKEKRLRARVESELGAIFKELEARMPLLQSYKDKCEEYEARQTQLSAILDSMKKENSVLAGQHDALRKKQEETLVQVRELTQYNTDLKRQVAVLLAQVTLRDSGEEPLSRAEKQQLGALVERPEETETASLITERLSTFRNIPELLEKNRQLLAVSRRLGNELERGESHADEAENEALEKATQAIQKLQQQLQQTETRLEAVSNSRDMLQKLVEGREADKSPAADVSRLQTLAEEQQKQMESLKKDYGVTIENLNVQVRELTGEKLQLSLDLSRARSSCELLAEQNRSAAYLHELAKSEAAELKKSAGLMQQNLTRLETRVQQLTEELLASKSSQSGLEARVKALMSEKSLWQSMESRLRADINGLVDEKTRLTMTIAKMQALDNERTASYEAATARLGENLAAVEKELQSTRAKLESNNEEIKRILHSKNSDAQMYQKRIDALSGELASLRESLASKSSNVEQLSEQLATVNRKYQEISDRKNSAMTAINASGDTAEDVVTLKRELTQTLEDLELANANAEQYKEVANAAERELAALNETYEKFRQASEESELARTADYEKLQGELAQALEQRDRLEKRVSELDAANRELQAKVGELGATIDSFDAVKKDYESQFAKLRDEMGSVQAVLREKQQEVAGKSDEWQQLVAEREKAQGLVDELKQRVQGLEAQLADARADVSAAEERLEQEKQELVRELRAKEARVTELDVQNRTLINQLESRVSVGDVGEDGDMKSLITYLHREKDSLAQQLEYARVEEKRLRQAASLAQSEAAEARAELARVQEESASSTKYTEVLAEMQATGHELELFKDNNRQLREENSRLAARLEQLEQRAAAAEQKCGPLEQQVAQLQSELEIRESQQQLVVSQMEYWKKRVEEKGEESGSMAEVASLQSELEAARKSERQLQERYDKLRAEAQDKLNKSRVARQQLNTEKDALAARIRELEQQVQQAQQVQQVQPDSSTAELEQKVRDAVAASSRIKVDYDIQVNRLEAEISRLKAEIKQSQPVDEAAIRQQIKAECDAELEAHKKRIRAPVQAKINEVIEQRWKARKEELEKEYVQKQGATDELLKRFEQEKEQLKKDTTAAIRKETEFKENILKKQLASLREKVKTLEAKRPAEDDRADEKRAKTDN, encoded by the coding sequence ATGGAGACCACGagcgacaacgagctgaatGCCGCACAGGCACAGTCGTCGGCTGGTGTTGCGGACTCCGGCAACGTGGAGATTGTATGCAcgttttttcagctcgacCCAGGCACGGTTTCGCAGCCGGATGTGGTCAACAAGTTGCTGGCCAAGATGAACGAGTTCCAAGAATTGAGCGCCTCGAAAcaggttctggagctggatttCGAGCAATTCCGCCATACGGCCAGCAGGAAgattgagctgcttgtggACGACAGCCAGAAGAAGGCCCgcgaggccgaggagctgcacAAACAGGTGGACGTGCtgaaacaagaaaaaacacAGGTTGTCGAGACGAGCCGTGAGACGGCCCAAAAAATCGGGGAGCTGGAGGCGAAGGTGGCGCAGGAGGCCGAGTCCAAGCGGACGGCGTACCAATTGCTCGACAAAAAGCAGCAGGAGGTGATAGATTTGGGGCAGGAGATAGGACGGCTGTcggagctcaacaagacgCTGCGAGAGAACGTGTTCGGTTTGGAGAGCGCAAAGGAAAATGCCGTCTCGGAGTCGCTCAAGGCCAAGTTCGAGACCACGCGTTTGGAGCAGGAACTGCAGCTGACCAAGCAGACGTCGTCGTGGTTCGAGACAGAGCTAAACCGCAAAGCTGACGAGCTGGCACGACTGCGGGAGGAGAGCCGGTCGCAGAAGACGGCTCTACagagcgagctggaaactcTGAAGCAGGAGTACGCTGTGGCCAAAAGTTCTGTGCAGACTCTGAGCGATTCGTTGCAGGAGATCAGCGTCAAGCACAACAAGACGCTGGTGGAGGTGAAAAACCTCCGCGACAAGCTGGCAgtgcaacagcaggagTTTGCCGAGGAGATGGCCAGCAAGGACCGTTTGAACCAACTGTTGGAGAAATCTGCCAACGACCGCAAGCAGCGgatcgaggagctggagaagatgtaTGCGGAGCTGAGCGAGCGGGTGGCTTCGGAAGAAGCCGACTACAAACAGCAATTTGAGACGTTGCAGGAGCAGCTGACGGCGAAGGAGACGGAGCTGCGCGAGATAGAGACTACCATGGCCAATCAGTCGGACTATGACACAACCAACGTTCTGGGCGACCTCGGCCGGGGCAACAGCGTCGTTCTGACGCCGTCGTCGCAGAAAGTGCTCAAGAGCATGGGCGAGACATACTCTGTGACGGAGCTTGTTTCAGAGAGCAACCGTCTGcgcaaggagctgaacaaggagAAGCGGCTGCGTGCGCGGGTCGAGTCCGAGCTCGGGGCGATCTTtaaggagctggaggcgCGGAtgccgctgctgcagtCGTACAAGGACAAGTGCGAGGAGTACGAGGCGCGGCAGACGCAGCTAAGCGCGATTCTGGACTCGATGAAAAAGGAGAACAGCGTTCTTGCGGGCCAGCACGACGCTCTGCGCAAGAAACAGGAGGAGACGCTGGTGCAGGTGCGCGAACTGACGCAGTACAACACTGATTTGAAGCGGCAGGTGGCGGTGCTGTTGGCGCAGGTGACGTTGCGAGACTCTGGCGAGGAGCCGCTGAGCAGggcagaaaaacagcagctgggTGCTCTGGTGGAGCGTCCCGAGGAGACAGAGACGGCTAGCCTGATCACAGAACGGCTTTCAACGTTCAGAAACATTccggagctgctggagaagaacaGACAGCTCTTGGCGGTGTCTAGACGGCTGggcaacgagctggagcgcGGCGAGAGCCACGCAGACGAGGCCGAGAACGAGGCGCTCGAGAAAGCCACCCAGGCCATCCAGAAACtacagcagcagctccagcagaCGGAGACGCGGCTGGAGGCCGTGAGCAACAGCAGAGACATGTTGCAGAAGCTGGTCGAGGGCCGTGAGGCAGATAAAAGTCCGGCGGCGGATGTGAGCCGGTTGCAGACGTTGGCcgaggagcagcagaaacagatggagtcgctgaaaaaagactATGGCGTGACGATCGAGAATCTCAATGTGCAGGTGCGCGAGTTGACGGGCGAGAAATTGCAGCTATCGCTGGACCTGTCGCGCGCGCGGTCGTCAtgcgagctgctggccgagCAGAACCGATCGGCGGCGTATTTgcacgagctggccaagtcTGAGGCTGcagagctgaagaagagcgcCGGATTGATGCAGCAGAACTTGACACGGCTGGAAACCCgtgtccagcagctgacCGAGGAGCTACTGGCGTCCAAGAGCTCTCAGAGCGGGCTGGAGGCGCGCGTGAAGGCGCTAATGTCCGAAAAGAGTCTGTGGCAGAGCATGGAGTCGCGGCTGCGGGCAGACATCAACGGGCTGGTTGACGAAAAGACGCGGCTGACGATGACAATTGCCAAGATGCAGGCGCTGGACAACGAGCGCACGGCGTCGTACGAGGCGGCGACGGCCCGTCTGGGCGAGAATCTGGCTGCCGtcgagaaagagctgcAGAGCACGCGGGCTAAACTGGAGAGCAACAACGAAGAAATCAAACGGATACTGCACTCGAAAAACTCGGACGCACAAATGTACCAGAAACGGATCGACGCGCTTTCGGGCGAGCTGGCGTCGTTGCGTGAGAGTCTGGCGTCGAAGAGCAGCAACGTGGAGCAACTGAGCGAGCAACTGGCCACGGTGAATAGAAAATACCAGGAGATCTCGGACCGCAAGAACTCGGCAATGACGGCGATCAACGCGTCCGGAGATACGGCCGAGGACGTGGTGACACTGAAGCGCGAGCTGACGCAGACGcttgaggatctggagctggcgaaTGCCAACGCGGAGCAGTACAAGGAGGTTGCAAATGCGGCGGAGCGGGAGCTGGCGGCGCTGAACGAGACGTACGAGAAGTTCCGCCAGGCGTCCGAGGAGAGCGAACTAGCGCGGACGGCAGATTATGAGAAGCTGCAGGGCGAGTTGGCACAGGCGTTGGAGCAGCGGGACAGGCTGGAGAAGCGTGTTTCGGAGCTGGACGCTGCCAACAGAGAGTTGCAGGCCAAAGTTGGCGAGCTGGGCGCGACGATCGACTCCTTCGACGCCGTGAAGAAAGACTACGAGTCGCAATTTGCCAAGTTGCGCGACGAGATGGGCAGTGTTCAGGCTGTGTTGCGTGAAAagcagcaggaggtggCGGGCAAGAGCGACGagtggcagcagcttgttgccGAGCGCGAGAAGGCGCAGGGGCTggttgacgagctgaaaCAGCGCGTCCAAGGCCTTGAGGCGCAGCTAGCGGACGCGAGAGCAGACGTGTCTGCCGCCGAGGAgcggctggagcaggagaagcaggagcTTGTGCGGGAGTTGCGGGCAAAGGAGGCGCGCGTGACAGAGCTGGACGTGCAGAACCGGACGCTGatcaaccagctggaaaGCCGTGTGAGCGTCGGCGACGTGGGCGAGGACGGCGACATGAAGAGTCTGATCACGTATTTGCACAGAGAGAAGGACTCTTtggcgcagcagctggaatACGCCCGCGTGGAGGAGAAGCGGCTGCGGCAGGCTGCTTCTCTGGCGCAGAGCGAGGCGGCCGAGGCTCGGGCAGAGCTTGCGCGGGTGCAAGAGGAGAGCGCGTCGAGCACGAAGTACACGGAGGTGTTGGCGGAAATGCAGGCAACGGGccacgagctggagctgttcAAGGATAACAACCGACAGTTGCGCGAGGAGAACTCGCGGCTAGCGGCCCGTTTGGAGCAGCTAGAACAGCGCGCGGCGGCCGCGGAGCAGAAGTGCGGTCcgctggagcagcaggtgGCGCAGCTACAAAGTGAGCTGGAGATTCGCGAGtcgcagcagcagctggtggttTCTCAGATGGAGTACTGGAAAAAGCGTGTGGAAGAAAAGGGAGAGGAGAGTGGCAGCATGGCAGAGGTGGCCAGTTTGCagagcgagctggaggcggCGCGCAAGAGCGAGCGGCAGCTGCAGGAGCGGTACGACAAGCTGCGCGCCGAGGCGCAAGACAAGCTGAATAAAAGCCGTGTGGCGCGGCAGCAGCTTAACACGGAGAAGGACGCGCTGGCGGCAAGAATTCGGGAGCTGGAACAGCAGGTACAGCAGGCGCAGCAGGTGCAGCAGGTGCAGCCGGACTCTTCCACGGCCGAGTTGGAGCAGAAGGTGCGCGACGCGGTGGCAGCCAGCTCGCGCATCAAGGTCGATTACGATATCCAAGTAAACCGgctggaggccgagatCAGCCGGTTAAAggccgagatcaagcagAGCCAGCCGGTGGACGAGGCTGCGATCCGTCAGCAAATCAAGGCGGAATGCGACGCAGAGCTAGAAGCCCACAAAAAACGGATCCGTGCTCCCGTGCAGGCCAAGATCAACGAGGTGATCGAGCAGCGGTGGAAGGCGcgcaaggaggagctggaaaaggagTATGTGCAGAAACAGGGCGCCACGGACGAGTTGCTGAAGCGGttcgagcaggagaagGAGCAACTGAAGAAGGACACCACCGCGGCGATCCGCAAGGAGAccgagttcaaggagaatattctgaaaaaacagctgGCGTCGTTGCGCGAGAAGGTTAAGACGCTCGAGGCCAAGCGGCCCGCCGAGGACGACCGTGCCGACGAAAAGCGGGCAAAAACTGATAATTAG